Genomic window (Streptomyces yatensis):
GTGCCGATGGAGACGCCCGCGTCGTACAGCAGCTTGAGCCGGTTGCGCGCGAGGTCGACCTTGCCGGACAGCGCGCGCAGCTCCGTGGTGTCGCGCAGGGTGGCGACGCTGCCGGGCGGGCCGCCGTCGCGGTCGGTGGGGCGGTGGCTGACGGACAGCAGCCGCTCACCGGCCGTATGGACCTCGTCGGTGGCGGGGCGCCCGGACACCAGCAGTGCGGCGGTGTGCGGATCGAAGCCGAGCTCGGACACCAGCCGGCCCTCGGCGTCCGGCGGGAGATCGAAGAGCCGGCGCGCCTCGTCGTTGGCGAGCACCAGCCGCCGGTCGCCGCCGACGATCAGCACGCCCTCGCGCACCGAGTGCAGCACGGCGTCATGGTGCTCGTACATCCGCGTCATCTCGGCCGGGTCCAGCCCGTGGGTCTGGCGCCGCAGCCGCCTGCTGACCAGGGCCGTGCCCGCCGTGGCGAGCGCCATCGCGGCCGCCGCCGCGCCGAACAGCAGCGGCAGCTGATGGTCGGCCGCACCGCTGACCTTCTTGATCGTGATACCGGCCGCGACCAGGCCGACGACCTTCCCATGGCTGTCCTTGACGGGCACCACGGACCGCACGGACAGGCCGAGCGTGCCGGTGAAGGTCTCCTGCACCGTCCGGCCCTCCGCCGCCGGGCGGATGCTGCCCATGAAGTGCTTGCCGATCCGCTCGGGGTTGGGGTGGGTGAAGCGGATCCCCTGGGGCGTCATGACGACGACGAAGTCGACCCGGGAGCCCTTGCGGGCGCGCTCGGCGAGCGGCTGCAGCACGGCACTCGGATCGGGCCCGCGGATCGCGCTCACCATCCCGGGCGCGCTGGCGAAGCTCTCGGCGACCGCCATGGAGCGGTTACGGGCCTCCCGCTCGCTGTCGTAGCGGGACTGCAGGACGAGCGCCACCACGGCCGCGACGACCAGCAGCAGCACGACCCCCACCTGGAGGACGAAGACCTGGCCGGCCACGGTGCGCACACCGCGCACGGGATTGCGGCGGGGCCCCCCATAGCCGCGGCCGTGAGCGGTGCCGTGGCCGGAGCCCGGACCGGATCCGTGGCCGCTCCGGCCGGTGCGCACCGGCGACCGCTCCTGCGGGCCCCGCCGGGTGTACGCGCCCTGCCGGCCCTGCGGATCCCAGTGGTCATGGGGATCCGGCGAGCCCTGCGGATCGGATTGACCGCGCTGATCCCGCTGATCCTGCTGGTCCTGCTGAACGCGCCGCCCACGTCGTTCCCACGCCGAGCGGGGCCCCTCACGCCGACCGCGTGGGCGCCAGTCGTTCATCGTGCGGGCCAGCGGAACCCGTGGTCGACCGAAAAGTCCGGCCATGTCGTTATTTCTAGCACCCTCGCTCAGCGGCGGGCGAGCGGCATCCGCCGCTGGGCGCCGAGCGCTCCCGTCGGACATCGCGACTACACCCAGCCCGAGCCCTCTTTCGCCGGTCTCGCCGCTTCACCCGTCACCCGCACACCGTGCGTTAAGCACATGACTGCCCCCGCTTTTCCGCGTTGAAGTTCCGCGTCGACCGACTACCGATACTGGCCGTGAAGTATCCCTTCTCACAACGACGTTGCGAATTCCCTACAGGATCATGCCCGACGGCGCATAGGTAAATGTCCTGGACAGACCTTGTGCTCAAAAGGTCATCTTTACAGCCAAGCGGACTGATCGGTCCCGCGTCCTTCCGCATCACCATCGAGCGGACATCGAACGGACATCGAACGGACGCGGACGAACCGCCAGGCATCACCCTCGTAACGAAGTGCCGCGCCCCATGGCCTCAGCCGCCCTGATGGGTTGAGGTGGCCCGATGACGCCCGCACCTCCCCCCACCGCACCACCCGGCCGCGTCCCGGGCCCCCGGCTCCGCTCCCTCCCCCGCCCCCGCTTCTCCCTCCCCCGCTCCCTCTTCCGCGTCCCCACCGCCTCCATCGCCGCAGGTACGGCCTGCCTGGCGCTGCTGCTCGCCGCCTGCGGCCCCGAGGACGGCGGCGCCCAGGGCGGGCGCGAGGGCTCCTCCTCCGCCGGCGGATCCGTCATCACCCCCACCGCCACCGCGCCCGTCCCCCGCGGCAAGGGCAGCCGGCTGCCGGATGACGTCAACGGCGACGGCTATCCCGATCTGCGGCTCCCCGTCCCGTCCGGCAAAGGGGGGCTGCCCAGCCGGATCGCGTTCGTCCACGGCTCGTCCCACGGCCTGAATCCCGCCACCCGCACCGTGCTGCGCCACCGCGACCTCGGCCTGCCGTCCCAGGACGTCACCGTCGCGGGCGCGACCGAGGTGGCCACGGCCGACCTCGACGGCGACGGCTACGCCGACGTCACCACCACGGCGGGCGAGGCCCTAGGCAAGCGCGAGACCGAGCGCACCCAGGCCACCGTCCGGACCGTCCCCTACATCTCCTGGGGCGGCCCCGGCGGCCCCCGGAGGACCCGCTCGGCCGCCCGCGTCCAGCTGACCGGACCGGAGGACGGCGTGGACGCCCAGCGGCCGACCGTCGGCGACTTCAACGGCGACGGCCACCACGACCTGGCCCTGATCCGCGAGGACCGCCGCTCGCTACTGGTGCTGTACGGGCCGTTCAACCGGGCGGGCAAGGCCGCGCGGACCGTTCCGTACGCAAGCCCGCTGGACGGCCACGGCGAGATCGGCGATCTCATCGCCGACACCATCGCCGAACCTGGCACCGCGGACGGCACCGACACCGGCACGGGCACCCACGCCGGCACCGGCACCGGCTCCCACGCCGGCACCGCCAACGGCCACCACGCCACCGATCTGGTGGTGCACGCGATCAACGACAACGACCAGTCCGGCTCCACCCTCCTCGCCGCCGGCTCCCACGGCCTCAGCACGGAGGGCCGCAGGCTGCGCGAGGGCAACGCGATCACGTTCGGCGACTTCGACGGCGACGGCCGCCGCGATGTCGCGGTCGGCGACAGCGGCACCCGTAATGACGAGCCGGGCGGCGAGACGGAGCGGCCGGACATCGGTAAGACGGTGAGCGTCTACTACAAGAGGGCGGCGCGACCGGGGCGCGCCGATCCGCGCCCTCTGGAACCCCGCCCCCTCAAGATGCCGGGGATGTCGGGCAAGCTGGCCGCCGCCGACACCAATGGTGACGGCACCGATGAGCTGGCCGTCTCGCTCGGCCGGGGCGGCGTCGAGCTGTTCACCCTGCGCCGAGGCTCCCACTCCGCCACGACCCGCGTGGCCGGGCGTCACCTCCTGACCCGCGCGGCACCTTCCGTCGTGGACGGCAAGACGGTCCGTAAGGGCGAGCGCGCGGCCCGGCTCTACGATGTCGCGGACTTCGATCATGACGGTAAGGACGAGGTCGTCCTGGCGTGGGGCCCCGGTCTGGCCTTCTCGCGGTACGGCGAACGTCCCGAGTGGTGGTGGATCACGGACGGCACGAAGGACAAGACGGCCTTCAGCAGCAAGCCGTTCGCGGCGGACACGGACTAGGACGACGACGGGGCAGGGCGGCGGAGCAGGACGACGGGTCAGCACGACGGTCCGGGGAAGCGAGGGCGGGCGAACGCCGGAGGAACCCCGGGCGGGGAACGCCGGGCCGGGAATGCCGGGCGGGGGAACGCCGGGCAGGCGAACGCCGGAGGAACCCGGCGAACGCCGGAGGAACCCCGAGCGGGTGCACCAGATACCCTCAGGAACCACCGGGGGAAAACCCATAAGGGACCCCCTAAGGGATGTCACAGCTCGGCCGCAAAGCCCGGTCCGCCACCACAGCTCCCGTACCCGGCCCGCTACGACCGGGTACGTTCGAATGGTGGCTGGATTCAGGATCGGACGCGGACGGGACTCCCACTCCGCGCAACAAGGGCAGCAGCAGCGGCCGCCGCAGTCGCCGTACGGACAGCAGGAGCCGTACGGCGGTCAGCAGCCGCCGCAGTGGCAGCAGCCCTCCTCACAGGGAGAGCCGGAGTACTTCGGCGGCCAGGACCCGCACTACGGCCCCGGGCACGGGCACGGCCCTGGCCCCGGCCCCGGAGGCCATGGCCAGGGGCAGAGACCGTACGGACAGGGCGGCGGCTACGCCGACAACAACGCGGGCCATACACAGCAGTTCAGCATCGGCGAGGCGCCCGACGCGTACGACCCGTACGGCCAGGACCCCGGTTCGTACGACGACGGCTACGGCGGTCAGACGTACCGCGCCGGCTCCTCCACCGCCCCGCCCGCCGGCCCCCGGCTGCGCTGGCAGCAGCTGCTGAGCGGCATCGTGCTGCGCCCGTCGGCCACCTTCTGGCAGATGCGGGACTACGCGGTGTGGGGCCCGGCGCTGATCGTGACGTTCATCTACGGTCTGCTGGCGGTCTTCGGCTTCGACAACGCCCGTGAGGACGTCCTCAACGCCTCCATGGGCAACAGCATCCCCTGGGTGCTCACCGCGGGCGTCGCCATGGTGATCAGCGCGCTGATCCTGGGCGCCGTCACCCACACCCTCGCCCGCCAGTTGGGCGGCGACGGCACCTGGGCACCGACCATCGGCCTGTCGATGCTGATCATGTCGATCACGGACGCGCCGCGGCTGGTGTTCGCGCTCTTCCTGGGCGGTGACAGCTCGCTGGTGAAGGTGGTGGGCTGGCTGACCTGGCTGGCCGCGGGCGCGCTCTTCACCACGATGGTGAGCAAGTCGCACGACCTGCCGTGGCAGAAGGCGCTGGGCGCGTCGGCGCTCCAGCTGATCGCCCTGCTGAGCCTGCTGAAGCTGGGGACGCTGTAAGGCAGCCACCGCATTCCGCACGACCCGCACGACCAAGGGGCCCGCACCGGCGGGCCCCTTCCTCATCTCACGCGCCACGTGGCGGGCTTGGCACCCGTAAGGATGTCGTCGCGCCCTTAAAGAGGCTCCCCGCGCCCGTCAGGCGCCCGGCACCCCTTCAGGCGTCCCGAACCTGCCCCTCCCGCCGCACGACGGGCGGTTCGACACTCCACGGGAAGTTGATCCACTGATCGGTGCGCTTCCAGATGTACTCGCACTTCACCAGCGACTGCGGCTTCTCGTAGATCACCGCACTGCGCACCTCGGCGACCGACCCGATGCAGAAGTCACGGACCAGCTTCAGCGTCTTGCCGGTGTCCGCCACGTCATCGGCGATCAGCACCTTCTTGTCGGAGAAGTCGATCGCGTTGGGCACGGGCGCGAGCATCACGGGCATGTCGAGGGTGGTCCCCACGCCCGTGTAGAACTCCACGTTCACCAGGTGGATGTTCTTGCAGTCGAGCGCGTACGCCAGCCCGCCGGCCACGAAGACCCCGCCACGGGCTATGGAGAGCACGATGTCGGGCTCGTACCCATCCTCGGCGATCTTCTCCGCCAGCTCGCGGACCGCGACCCCGAACCGCTCGTACGTAAGGTTCTCGCGCTGCTCGCCCATGTCACTCACACCTTCGTCCGATGGAACCGCTGGAACGACCGCGAAGGCGTCGGCCCGCGCTGCCCCTGATAGCGGGAGCCGTAATGGGCGGAACCGTAAGGATGCTCGGCGGGCGAGGTCAGCCGGAACATGCACAGCTGCCCGATCTTCATCCCCGGCCACAGCTTGATCGGCAGCGTCGCGACATTCGACAGCTCGAGCGTGACGTGCCCGGAGAACCCCGGGTCGATGAACCCCGCCGTGGAGTGCGTCAGCAGCCCCAGCCGTCCCAGACTCGACTTCCCCTCGAGCCGCGAGGCGATGTCGTCGGGCAGCGATACGACCTCGTACGTCGAGGCGAGCACGAACTCCCCGGGATGCAGGATGAACGCGTCCTCGCCCTCGGGCTCCACGAGCCGCGTCAGATCGGGCTGCTCCACCGCCGGGTCGATATGGGGATAGCGGTGGTTCTCGAACACCCGGAAGAACCGGTCCAGCCGTACATCGATACTCGACGGCTGCACCATCGCCGGGTCGTACGGATCAATCCGCACCCGTCCGGCGTCGATCTCGGCCCGGATGTCCTTGTCTGAGAGAAGCACCCGAAGAGGATACGCACATCGGACCCACCCCCACGGCACAGGCCCGGTCCCACCGGACCGGGCCCGCACCCTGCGGCTTCATCGGCTACCGCTTACCGCTTATCGGCACCCACCGGCACGGCGTGCCGGAGCCGGGCGCAACGCGGACACCGCAGCAACCGGCCGGGACCGATGCGGTCGACGGTGAGGTGCTGCATCGGGAACGAGGCGGTGCTGAATACGTGCCCTTCAGCACAACGGACGACGGTGCGCTCCATTGAGTCCCTTCCCCAAGAACGTGGACGGCGTGGACGACAAAAGCCACATTAGGGGATCAACCACGCACCACTCCACGCGGCACTCCGGACCCCCACCGTACGCCCAACTCCCGCACCCCCACAGCCGCTTCCACCCCGCCCCCACGCCGGACATCCACCCCAAAACCACCCCGAAACCCGCACGAATCCCCACCAACTCGACCTGACCCCACCCCGGTCTCACCCACACCCCGACGCCACCTTGGCCCCGCCTTGACCGCACCCCGGCCCCGCCTTGACCTCGATCCCACCCGAACAGCACGAAGACCCCACGACGAATGCGCCGGGGGTCAGCGATGGGGTAAAGTATCCGACGATGCGGCGCCGAAGATCAGGCGCCTCTCGCGGGTGTAGTTTAATGGTAGAACATGAGCTTCCCAAGCTCAGAGCGCGGGTTCGATTCCCGTCACCCGCTCCATGATGAAGGCCCAGGTCAGCGACCTGGGCCTTGTTTGTTGTCTAGACCTCTCTATGCCTCCCGTGCCCGTTGTGTGCCCGATGGGCTCTGGGCCGCCTCGCGGTGTGCCCGTACGCGAGCGTCGAGGGCAGCGGCGATCTCCTTCTGACGGTCGAGGTTGGAGTGCTGATAGATCAGCGCTGCCCGCTCGGAGGACTGGCCGGCACGGACCATGGTGTCCTTGAGTGTCGCCCCGGATTGGGTCGAGAGCGTGTGGCCGGTGTGACGAAGATCGTAGAAACGGAAGTCGTTGGGAAGCCCGACTTTCGCCCGCGCCCGA
Coding sequences:
- a CDS encoding FG-GAP repeat domain-containing protein; its protein translation is MTPAPPPTAPPGRVPGPRLRSLPRPRFSLPRSLFRVPTASIAAGTACLALLLAACGPEDGGAQGGREGSSSAGGSVITPTATAPVPRGKGSRLPDDVNGDGYPDLRLPVPSGKGGLPSRIAFVHGSSHGLNPATRTVLRHRDLGLPSQDVTVAGATEVATADLDGDGYADVTTTAGEALGKRETERTQATVRTVPYISWGGPGGPRRTRSAARVQLTGPEDGVDAQRPTVGDFNGDGHHDLALIREDRRSLLVLYGPFNRAGKAARTVPYASPLDGHGEIGDLIADTIAEPGTADGTDTGTGTHAGTGTGSHAGTANGHHATDLVVHAINDNDQSGSTLLAAGSHGLSTEGRRLREGNAITFGDFDGDGRRDVAVGDSGTRNDEPGGETERPDIGKTVSVYYKRAARPGRADPRPLEPRPLKMPGMSGKLAAADTNGDGTDELAVSLGRGGVELFTLRRGSHSATTRVAGRHLLTRAAPSVVDGKTVRKGERAARLYDVADFDHDGKDEVVLAWGPGLAFSRYGERPEWWWITDGTKDKTAFSSKPFAADTD
- a CDS encoding Yip1 family protein, translating into MVAGFRIGRGRDSHSAQQGQQQRPPQSPYGQQEPYGGQQPPQWQQPSSQGEPEYFGGQDPHYGPGHGHGPGPGPGGHGQGQRPYGQGGGYADNNAGHTQQFSIGEAPDAYDPYGQDPGSYDDGYGGQTYRAGSSTAPPAGPRLRWQQLLSGIVLRPSATFWQMRDYAVWGPALIVTFIYGLLAVFGFDNAREDVLNASMGNSIPWVLTAGVAMVISALILGAVTHTLARQLGGDGTWAPTIGLSMLIMSITDAPRLVFALFLGGDSSLVKVVGWLTWLAAGALFTTMVSKSHDLPWQKALGASALQLIALLSLLKLGTL
- a CDS encoding phosphoribosyltransferase — translated: MGEQRENLTYERFGVAVRELAEKIAEDGYEPDIVLSIARGGVFVAGGLAYALDCKNIHLVNVEFYTGVGTTLDMPVMLAPVPNAIDFSDKKVLIADDVADTGKTLKLVRDFCIGSVAEVRSAVIYEKPQSLVKCEYIWKRTDQWINFPWSVEPPVVRREGQVRDA
- the dcd gene encoding dCTP deaminase; translated protein: MLLSDKDIRAEIDAGRVRIDPYDPAMVQPSSIDVRLDRFFRVFENHRYPHIDPAVEQPDLTRLVEPEGEDAFILHPGEFVLASTYEVVSLPDDIASRLEGKSSLGRLGLLTHSTAGFIDPGFSGHVTLELSNVATLPIKLWPGMKIGQLCMFRLTSPAEHPYGSAHYGSRYQGQRGPTPSRSFQRFHRTKV